From one Leifsonia soli genomic stretch:
- a CDS encoding AAA family ATPase has protein sequence MTQEQADWFAGAFSQLVANVDKAILGKEHSIRLVITAMLSGGHVLLEDVPGTGKTVLAKALANTVEGTQSRIQFTPDLLPSDVTGVTIYDQSSGRFEFHPGPIFASVVLADEINRASPKTQSALLEVMEEGVVTVDGVGHPVGAPFIVIATQNPVEQAGTYSLPEAQLDRFLIKTSLGYPDHATTVDLLLDSSNRSRAAAVRPIIASDSVTTLAQLASEVHTDASVMGYLSEIVTATRDDKDAALGVSIRGALALARAAKTWAISAGRTFVTPDDIRDLAQPVLAHRVIVDPESEFAGVTAADVVERAVASATPPAYRAA, from the coding sequence GTGACACAGGAGCAGGCGGACTGGTTCGCCGGGGCGTTCTCGCAATTGGTGGCGAACGTCGACAAGGCGATCCTCGGCAAGGAGCACAGCATCCGCCTGGTGATCACTGCGATGCTCTCCGGCGGACACGTGCTGCTCGAGGACGTGCCCGGCACCGGGAAGACGGTGCTCGCCAAGGCGCTCGCCAACACGGTCGAGGGCACGCAGTCGCGCATCCAGTTCACCCCCGACCTGCTGCCGTCGGACGTCACCGGCGTCACGATCTACGACCAGTCCAGCGGCCGGTTCGAGTTCCATCCCGGGCCGATCTTCGCGTCCGTGGTACTCGCCGACGAGATCAACCGGGCGAGCCCGAAGACCCAGTCCGCGCTGCTCGAGGTCATGGAGGAGGGCGTCGTGACGGTCGACGGCGTCGGCCACCCCGTCGGAGCGCCGTTCATCGTGATCGCGACGCAGAACCCGGTGGAGCAGGCGGGAACGTACTCGCTGCCCGAGGCGCAGCTCGACCGCTTCCTGATCAAGACATCGCTCGGCTACCCCGACCACGCGACGACCGTCGACCTGCTGCTCGACTCGTCCAACCGATCGCGTGCGGCGGCCGTCCGGCCGATCATCGCCTCCGACTCGGTCACCACGCTCGCGCAGCTGGCCTCCGAGGTGCACACCGACGCCAGCGTCATGGGGTACCTCAGCGAGATCGTCACCGCAACGCGCGACGACAAGGATGCGGCGCTCGGCGTGAGCATCCGCGGCGCCCTCGCGCTCGCGCGTGCGGCGAAGACGTGGGCGATCTCGGCCGGGCGCACCTTCGTGACGCCGGACGACATCCGCGACCTCGCCCAGCCGGTGCTCGCGCACCGCGTCATCGTCGACCCCGAGTCCGAGTTCGCGGGTGTGACCGCGGCCGACGTCGTCGAGCGGGCGGTCGCGTCCGCGACACCGCCCGCCTACCGCGCGGCCTGA
- a CDS encoding DUF58 domain-containing protein — MTTDSPARGRRRRAPGADQARIAAELVAGAVARATGAVTSRIAPLGRAVGRRLAPVVGVVSTLGWIVLATAAVSVVLAVWLGWAEFVYVAATLLAAFVIAAAFVFGRSTYRVGIELNPRRVVAGGRALGRLTVANSGSRPVLPTRMELPVGEGQADFTIPRLAPGAETEELFAVPTERRALILAGPALSVRGDQLGLLRRTNQWTEQIELFVHPKTVRLAATARGLVRDLEGQTTKVITDSDLAFHALRTYEPGDDIRNVHWRTSARTGQLMVRQCQETRRSQLLLAFDAERSHFASDDEFELGVSVLASVGCQVIREETEIRALWQRGPMRVETPTALLDDSCRIHSVDGAHPTLREFLRQATLRLPAPSLAVTVVGSQVDAAELRGASALWSTDTETIVIRVDEAAEPRLTRLGRSMLITVSALPELPSLLKRAGR, encoded by the coding sequence ATGACCACCGACAGCCCCGCTCGCGGACGCCGTCGTCGCGCACCCGGCGCCGACCAGGCGCGCATCGCTGCGGAGCTCGTCGCCGGCGCGGTCGCGCGCGCGACCGGTGCGGTGACGTCCCGGATCGCGCCTCTCGGGCGCGCGGTCGGGCGTCGTCTCGCGCCGGTCGTCGGCGTGGTGAGCACCCTCGGCTGGATCGTGCTGGCGACCGCCGCCGTGTCGGTCGTCCTGGCGGTCTGGCTCGGCTGGGCCGAGTTCGTCTACGTCGCGGCAACGCTGCTTGCGGCCTTCGTCATCGCGGCCGCCTTCGTGTTCGGCCGCTCCACATACCGCGTCGGCATCGAGCTCAACCCCCGGCGCGTCGTCGCCGGCGGGCGGGCCCTCGGGCGGCTCACCGTGGCCAACAGCGGATCACGGCCGGTGCTTCCGACGCGGATGGAGCTGCCCGTCGGCGAAGGACAGGCCGACTTCACCATCCCGCGGCTCGCCCCGGGCGCCGAGACGGAGGAACTGTTCGCCGTTCCGACCGAGCGGCGCGCTCTGATCCTGGCCGGCCCCGCCCTGTCGGTGCGCGGCGACCAGCTGGGACTGCTGCGCCGCACCAACCAGTGGACCGAGCAGATCGAGCTGTTCGTGCACCCGAAGACGGTCCGCCTTGCCGCGACGGCGCGCGGCCTGGTCCGCGACCTCGAGGGGCAGACGACCAAGGTCATCACGGACAGCGACCTCGCCTTCCACGCGCTGCGCACCTACGAGCCCGGCGACGACATCCGCAACGTTCACTGGCGCACGTCCGCCCGGACGGGCCAGCTGATGGTGCGCCAGTGTCAAGAGACCCGCCGGTCACAGCTGCTGCTGGCCTTCGACGCGGAGCGCTCGCACTTCGCGTCCGACGACGAGTTCGAGCTGGGCGTCTCCGTGCTCGCGTCGGTCGGCTGCCAGGTCATCCGCGAGGAGACCGAGATCCGAGCGCTCTGGCAGCGCGGACCGATGCGCGTCGAGACGCCGACGGCCCTGCTCGACGATTCCTGCCGCATCCACTCGGTGGACGGGGCGCATCCGACACTCCGCGAGTTCCTGCGGCAGGCGACCCTGCGGCTGCCCGCGCCGAGTCTTGCGGTGACCGTGGTGGGCTCGCAGGTGGACGCGGCCGAGCTGCGCGGAGCATCGGCCCTGTGGTCGACGGACACGGAGACCATCGTGATCCGTGTCGACGAGGCGGCGGAGCCGCGGCTCACCCGACTGGGGCGCTCGATGCTGATCACCGTCTCCGCGCTGCCCGAGCTGCCGTCTCTGCTGAAGCGGGCGGGCCGATGA
- a CDS encoding transglutaminaseTgpA domain-containing protein, with protein MSAATGTGAGRRRDARPAAASPVFDTLSATTWIDIAVLTGLSLLAVAGFEPAFGHYAFAQAAIGGIVVGGGVALLGRLLRISWPLTTVIALAAYFLFGTALALPGQALYGVLPSLDSLSGLVVGAVFGWSDAVTLQAPLEAPPYVAVVPYVAGWLVSLVSVTLAVRWLPRVRRPSAGRAAVLLAGPVLLLLSAILLGTRDPFFAGVRGVLFAGIALVWLAWRRARFARDRVETDSGVRRSRLLGGAAVVLGAVLVGALAGSVLAPPASSRFVVRDEITPPFDPLDYPSPLAGFRKYTKELQKTKLFTVTGLKQGQVIRLATMDSYDGVVWSVASPGSDSDASGAFELLGSTIPRPPLFTAGASSTATIDVLGYSDVWLPTLGYTNTLTFDSHTGQDPASTVRVNTATGTAAVTSGVRNGLDYTVGATAQKIPNDRALAKVPPAKLTLPSVTNVPDVVSAKAEEYAGSADTAIQKLRNIERSLKSLGYLSHGRASDPVPSRAGQGADRMTDLLSKSPMVGDQEQYASAFALMARRLGYPTRVVMGFAPKVSGGTTTVTGDDVTAWDEVAFEGVGWVPFFPTPTKTDAPKNQTTKPKLEPQPQVRQPPPADPRADDLLTPVKTKDNDPKDKASTFRLPVWAWVVLGVVGIPLLAYFVPLLLIAALKRRRRRRRETAGPPDRRAAGAWDELTDGYAELGLDVPDRATRLQAAAALEEQSAAQDLPVPDGGLRDLARHVDAAVFDGSVVDEERVQHAWTSADDALGRATKAAGPLRSRLAAFRYRRARRA; from the coding sequence ATGAGCGCGGCCACCGGCACCGGAGCCGGCCGCCGACGGGATGCGCGTCCCGCCGCCGCCTCCCCGGTGTTCGACACCCTGTCGGCGACGACGTGGATCGACATCGCCGTCCTGACCGGTCTCAGCCTGCTCGCCGTTGCGGGCTTCGAGCCGGCGTTCGGGCACTACGCCTTCGCGCAGGCCGCCATCGGCGGCATCGTCGTCGGCGGGGGAGTCGCGCTGCTCGGCCGGCTTCTCCGGATATCGTGGCCGCTCACCACCGTGATCGCGCTGGCCGCCTACTTCCTGTTCGGGACGGCGCTCGCGCTGCCCGGGCAGGCGCTGTACGGGGTGCTCCCGTCGCTCGACAGCCTGTCCGGCCTGGTCGTCGGAGCCGTCTTCGGCTGGTCAGACGCAGTGACACTGCAGGCCCCGCTCGAGGCACCGCCCTATGTCGCGGTGGTCCCGTACGTCGCAGGGTGGCTCGTCTCGCTCGTGTCGGTGACCCTGGCCGTGCGATGGCTGCCCCGGGTGCGGCGTCCGTCCGCCGGTCGCGCGGCGGTGCTGCTGGCCGGCCCCGTCCTGCTGCTGCTCTCGGCCATCCTGCTCGGCACCCGCGACCCGTTCTTCGCGGGGGTGCGCGGCGTCCTGTTCGCCGGGATCGCCCTGGTGTGGCTGGCGTGGCGTCGCGCGCGGTTCGCCCGCGATCGGGTCGAGACGGACTCCGGAGTCCGGCGCAGCCGGCTGCTCGGCGGCGCGGCGGTCGTGCTCGGTGCCGTGCTCGTCGGCGCGCTGGCCGGGTCCGTGCTGGCGCCGCCCGCCTCGTCGCGTTTCGTCGTCCGCGACGAGATCACGCCGCCGTTCGACCCGCTCGACTATCCGAGCCCGCTCGCGGGTTTCCGGAAGTACACGAAGGAGCTGCAGAAGACCAAGCTCTTCACCGTCACCGGGCTCAAGCAGGGCCAGGTGATCCGGCTCGCGACGATGGACAGCTACGACGGCGTCGTCTGGTCCGTCGCGTCCCCGGGAAGCGACAGCGACGCCTCCGGCGCGTTCGAACTGCTCGGCAGCACCATCCCGCGGCCGCCGCTGTTCACTGCGGGGGCATCGTCGACCGCGACCATCGACGTGCTCGGCTACTCGGATGTCTGGCTGCCGACCCTCGGCTATACCAACACGCTGACGTTCGATTCGCACACCGGACAGGACCCGGCCTCGACCGTGCGCGTCAACACGGCGACCGGCACCGCGGCGGTCACGAGCGGCGTGCGCAACGGCCTCGACTACACCGTCGGCGCGACGGCGCAGAAGATCCCGAACGACCGAGCCCTCGCCAAAGTCCCCCCGGCGAAACTGACGCTCCCGTCGGTCACCAACGTCCCGGATGTGGTGTCGGCGAAGGCCGAGGAGTACGCGGGCTCGGCCGATACGGCCATCCAGAAGCTGCGCAACATCGAGCGGTCGCTGAAGTCGCTCGGTTACCTCAGTCACGGGCGGGCGTCCGATCCGGTGCCGTCGCGTGCTGGGCAGGGCGCCGACCGCATGACCGACCTGCTGTCCAAGTCGCCGATGGTCGGCGACCAGGAGCAGTACGCCAGCGCCTTCGCCCTCATGGCCCGGCGGCTCGGCTACCCGACCCGGGTCGTCATGGGGTTCGCCCCGAAGGTCTCCGGAGGCACCACCACCGTCACCGGCGACGACGTGACGGCGTGGGACGAGGTCGCCTTCGAGGGCGTCGGCTGGGTGCCGTTCTTCCCGACGCCGACCAAGACGGACGCGCCGAAGAACCAGACGACGAAGCCGAAGCTCGAACCCCAGCCGCAGGTGCGCCAGCCGCCGCCCGCCGACCCGCGCGCCGACGACCTGCTGACGCCGGTCAAGACCAAGGACAACGACCCGAAGGACAAGGCGTCCACGTTCCGTCTGCCGGTCTGGGCGTGGGTGGTGCTCGGCGTCGTCGGCATCCCGCTGCTTGCGTACTTCGTCCCGCTGCTGCTCATCGCCGCGCTCAAACGGCGACGACGGCGGAGGCGCGAGACCGCCGGACCGCCGGACCGGCGCGCCGCCGGAGCCTGGGACGAGCTGACCGACGGCTACGCCGAACTCGGCCTCGACGTCCCCGACCGCGCGACGCGTCTGCAGGCGGCCGCTGCGCTGGAGGAGCAGTCCGCCGCGCAGGATCTCCCGGTCCCCGACGGTGGGCTCCGCGACCTGGCCCGGCACGTCGACGCCGCGGTGTTCGACGGCAGTGTCGTCGACGAGGAGCGCGTGCAGCACGCCTGGACGTCGGCGGACGACGCCCTCGGCCGCGCGACCAAGGCGGCCGGGCCACTGCGCTCCCGGCTCGCGGCGTTCCGCTACCGGCGGGCACGCCGCGCCTGA
- a CDS encoding FHA domain-containing protein gives MDDRGFIVPPPGLIPSRPPEPTPTPAAERIEAVAPGRALPAFTPPAGPNGPAAPARPVWRLVLPGGRVVPLTRAVLLGRNPTRGAHAGDAEPIALDDPTSTVSKTHALLVVEGDTLTVTDLHSTNGVVVAGARAEPGEPAVVPDGAELLLGDLSIRAQFA, from the coding sequence ATGGACGACCGCGGATTCATCGTTCCGCCACCCGGCCTCATCCCGTCGCGACCGCCGGAGCCGACGCCGACGCCCGCGGCCGAGCGCATTGAGGCGGTCGCGCCCGGCCGGGCGCTGCCCGCCTTCACCCCGCCCGCCGGACCGAACGGCCCCGCCGCGCCCGCCCGTCCGGTCTGGCGACTCGTCCTGCCCGGCGGGCGTGTGGTCCCGCTGACCCGGGCGGTCCTCCTCGGCCGCAATCCCACCCGCGGCGCCCATGCCGGCGATGCCGAGCCGATCGCCCTCGACGACCCGACCTCCACCGTCTCGAAGACCCATGCGCTCCTCGTGGTGGAGGGCGACACGCTGACGGTCACCGACCTCCACTCGACCAACGGCGTCGTCGTCGCGGGCGCACGAGCGGAGCCGGGAGAACCGGCCGTCGTACCGGACGGGGCGGAACTGCTGCTCGGCGACCTGAGCATCCGCGCGCAGTTCGCCTGA